Within the Salinimonas marina genome, the region AAATCATCATCTGCTGACTTTGATTACAGCCCTTTTTGATACGTTGCTCAGAAGGTTGGCCTAACTCAAGCCATAGTTCGATTTCGTCGCTGAAACTTTTTTGCCACAAATCCGGCACTTCGTCATCAGATAAGCCTTTGGTGAACTGTAATTGCTCGTGGGCATTGACGATAAACGCAACAATCCGCAGCATCATCCGCGCGTCATTTTCAGAAGGATGCCGCGCAATTGTTAAGTTGTGATCATGGTAGTAATTGCGGTCCATATCGGTGATGGAAATATCCGCTTTAAAGATGGTTGCTTTAAGAGCCATGTAAATCCTGCATAATCTGCTAAGGCAAACAGTACTGTGCCTGATGGCGACATTAGGTAATGTTACCGAAGATAACGTTGTATTGCAGCGTATGGTATCAATTAATCGGCCTCTGCGCTCTGCCTCATAAACCTCAGGAAAATGCTGCCTATCGCCCGATAAGTGCAGGCAATTTGGTGATGGGTGGTATGTGTGTCAGAAAGTATGATTGTGGAAGTGAGCAAAATGCAACTGATTGACCACTACAGAAGCCGCCCTACGTGTATGTGTCCCAGCGAACGAAGTGAGTGACTTAATTTTTTTGTTATATGCCATCGTTTGATACTTCCACAAAAAAACCACTAACCTTTTGACCTTTAACTCTTGCGCACCACCGTTTATAAAATGGATACGCTACTAAGGCCATCATAACGCCATTTACAACCGAAATTGCCGGTGTCGCTATCACTGAAATTAAATCTACAATGGTCGGCTCGCCAAAAAGCGCAATAATAAAAATAAGAACTCCAAATACTAACCCACCTATAAAGTTGATAGTTGCAGATATTTTTATGAGTGATTTTAAACTGAGTTGAGTGTGAAAAATTCTAGCCATAGGTTTCTGGTCCTAAGTGGCACATAACGCCGCGCTCTGCGGTAAATTTGGAGCGCAGGCATGTGGGCTAAAATACGAACGAAGTGAGCAGCCCACATGTTTGCGTCCCAGCCCGCGCAGCGGGCGAACTTAATTTTTTTTCCAGCACACTTTCTACTGCCGCCATAACTTTACTGTGCCCAATAAATAAAACGTACCATAAATACAGCATATAATTGAGCTTACTAACCAAAAGGTTATTGAATTTTGGTGTACCACAGGGTCTGAAGTTAGAAAGGGACCAACTAAGCCTGCGATACCACGCAACAAATAGATGGCAGTAATTAAAGCTAAACAGGTTTTTAGTAGTGGTAATTTGATGATGATACCTGCACCAGAAAAAGCATATAAGCCCCAGCCAGTAAGAATTGAAGCAATTACCAAAGTTGCAATTGCGGGGTAAGGGTCGCCCTGGGCAGCGAGTTGAGCCATGCGTTGACCAGCACCAAAAAAGAGATACCAGTCAGGGCCGCCGAAAATACAACTAATGTGAAGTAGTGCAGCCAAGATGCTTAAACTGCCAGCGATTATTAGTTGATTATTCTTGTGCATTCAAATTCCTTTTGGCACATAACGCCCTGTTAACAGGCTAAATATTGTTGGCTAAAATTAGCGAAGAAGGAGCCAATGCCAAGAGTATTTTGTACTTGTATAACAGATTGTTAGCTGCTGTTGTAATGGTTTGAAAGACCAAATAGCCACTTTTCTATTTTGCTGGCGTCTTTTTGACTGAAAACCATTAGGCTTGAATGTGCTCGATTTTCAAATATTAGCTTTGTTAACTGCTTATTGTTGACCGACGAAAAGTAACTTGGCGGTGAAATTGAGTCGACATTCGAATTTATTAACAATGCTGGTTTACTGCTTTCAATTAAATTTATTAATAAATCCGTTTCTTCTAAAGTAACTGATGCTTCATTCATTGTATGGGTAACAATATCATCTACTCTATCAGAAAATAAACTGCTCAGTTTGGGAGCCTTATTTGGTAAATACTCTTTTGCGGCAATGTCGAATCTCATCATAGGAGCTAGTAAAATAGCTGCATCTACATATTCAGATGATATTAAGTTGCTTGCCGTTAGAGTTCCCATTGAGTGCCCAACAACAACTGATAATTCTTTGTCACCTTTTTTATTTGCTAATTGACTGAGCAGTTGAGAAAGCACCCGATGTTCTTTAGAACCGAAAGCAAACTTTTCTTGTGATTCGCCATGACCAAATAAATCAGGGATGATCACTTTCATGCCGAGCGCCCTAAAATAAATAGCAGTAGCTATCATAACTTCCTTTTTGCCGCCATATCCATGCAACAATAGAGCTGTCCCCTTGAAACGATTAAATGTATCAGGAGTCATTGTGTGAGATACCGTATTCTCTACTCCATTACCTACTGCGTGGAGGTTGTAATAAACAGAACTACCCACAGGAAAGTTTTCAGAAAGGTAAGGGGGTGCTGCAAGATATTGGATACACTCCTTTGAATTATGTGAACAGAATTCATGTTTTGTGAAACCAATTTCTTCAGGTTTAGCTTTGATAAATTCTGCCTCTGATAGATAAACATCAGGATTAGATATTATGTAGCTTCCAATTGAAGTACAGCCCGATAAGAACTGAGCGAAAATAATTAGGAAAACTAGTTTAATTTTGTTGTTCATCTTTACTACAGTACTTTAAGTTACTCACGGAACTCTGCTTTGGCAGCTAACGCTTACAATAACGGGAAAAGCTGAGCGACAGCGAGGCTTTTTCCCAATGAGTGAAACGAACGTGGCTTATTGTTTTGTTATGTTTCGTGGTTGATTGCTCCTGCAATTTTCAAAACCCTCCTCGCAAGAGATTGGGCACTTTTAAGGTCTGCTCCATCCACAACTCCATCGGTGCTGCACGCAGTTACACCAACCTGACAGCCTAACCGATTAATTCCTTCACTTGAATTATTGTAAGGTGTATCTAAACCGACCCACACCATACCATGCTGACTTGCTAGTACCGTTAAATAGTGAAGAGTTGATGACTGATCACCGTTTAAACCAGTGCCTGAAGTGATCCCAGCAGCAATCTTATCTGCCCATTTTTGATTTGACCAGAAGTCACTTGTTGCATCTGCGAAAGCTTTGAATTGTGCCGCTACGCCACCCATGTAAGTTGGTGAGCCAAAAATGATGGCGCGGCATTCGTGTAAATTTTTGAACAATTGGTTGTTTATGAAACGACCTTTGATAATTTCTTCACCAGATATCTTGTAGTCAACTACATTGGCATTACCCGCCAATAGTTCAGCTTTTACTGCTGACATCAATCTTCCAGTTACATCTGTGTTAGAGAAATAGACTAGCCCTATCTTCATAATTCATTTAGTCCATCAAACTGGAAAGAAACATAACGCCTGAGCTTACCGGCATATTTTGAGTTGCCGCAGGCAACGAAAAATATGTCCGAGTACAGCGATTTGTTAGGCGGCAGTCCTCCACGACCCCTGGAGCTCTCCCGAAACTGCCGACGCGGACGTATTGTTCTGCCACCGTACCCTCGTCATCAACTGTGTCCAGCGCTGTGCGATGCGTGGCATCTGTTCGGAGGCTGTGTACGTATAATAAATGCAATTTAAAATACTAGGAAAGATTATGACCGGATTCATTGCAGTGGTGCTTTACGTCGTATGGATACAACTTCTCGCGCTGTCTTACGCATTCCCTCGCGTGCCAATGGCGCTTTTCGGAGGCCGCAAGTTCTCAGACTGGGAACGCGCTGAGGTCAACCGCGACCCGGCCTTCATGGTTCGCGCCAAGGGCGCGCACCTGAACTGCGTGGAAAACTTTCCGCTTTTCGCAGGCGTAGTGGTGGTTGCCGCGCTCATGGGCAAGAGCCCCGTGGTAGATAGTCTTGCGATGTTCATCCT harbors:
- a CDS encoding YaeQ family protein, which encodes MALKATIFKADISITDMDRNYYHDHNLTIARHPSENDARMMLRIVAFIVNAHEQLQFTKGLSDDEVPDLWQKSFSDEIELWLELGQPSEQRIKKGCNQSQQMMIYSYADRSFDVWWKKEQNKLQTKKNLSVFTLPESLSATLANAVGRSMQIQVTIQDGQIWLTIESAENSECIEVNIQQHL
- a CDS encoding alpha/beta hydrolase, which gives rise to MNNKIKLVFLIIFAQFLSGCTSIGSYIISNPDVYLSEAEFIKAKPEEIGFTKHEFCSHNSKECIQYLAAPPYLSENFPVGSSVYYNLHAVGNGVENTVSHTMTPDTFNRFKGTALLLHGYGGKKEVMIATAIYFRALGMKVIIPDLFGHGESQEKFAFGSKEHRVLSQLLSQLANKKGDKELSVVVGHSMGTLTASNLISSEYVDAAILLAPMMRFDIAAKEYLPNKAPKLSSLFSDRVDDIVTHTMNEASVTLEETDLLINLIESSKPALLINSNVDSISPPSYFSSVNNKQLTKLIFENRAHSSLMVFSQKDASKIEKWLFGLSNHYNSS
- a CDS encoding flavodoxin family protein, which codes for MSAVKAELLAGNANVVDYKISGEEIIKGRFINNQLFKNLHECRAIIFGSPTYMGGVAAQFKAFADATSDFWSNQKWADKIAAGITSGTGLNGDQSSTLHYLTVLASQHGMVWVGLDTPYNNSSEGINRLGCQVGVTACSTDGVVDGADLKSAQSLARRVLKIAGAINHET
- a CDS encoding MAPEG family protein yields the protein MTGFIAVVLYVVWIQLLALSYAFPRVPMALFGGRKFSDWERAEVNRDPAFMVRAKGAHLNCVENFPLFAGVVVVAALMGKSPVVDSLAMFILLARVGQSLSHLISTAPAFVLSRATFFLAQVGMIFWICFQLIV